The following is a genomic window from Drosophila busckii strain San Diego stock center, stock number 13000-0081.31 chromosome 2L, ASM1175060v1, whole genome shotgun sequence.
tataatataaggATTTGGATTCCTTCAATGATgacttatttacattttaacaaatgaacgacaataacaaaatgccaCACTGATTAAAAAAGCTTTTCCTTAAAATtgttcttaaatattttctgcacttttatacaaatttaataaccaATTACCAATTATAGATACATATTTGATGAATTAATGTAGAATGAACATGCTTCTTGTTTGATAAATGAAATGACAAATAAAACTTGGCAATTatacaataaatcaaatttattaaggAACTGTAATGTACACAATCAATAACTAAAACcagttattaaaaaagttaataataaaataaacaaattcgaGCAAAACTCTTGttatagcaaaagcaaaacgagtGACGTAGCAGCCAGCTTACCCAGCTTTGATATCCTTGTCTGCCGTTGAAGCTGTTGGTTTTGTTGCCTCGTCCAAGTCCTCATCCTCGTAGTCATCGGCGCCAACTTGACGACGCTTGCGCACCTCCATGTCAGCATCATGTTCCTTGATAAGCTCAATTTTCTCTGGCTCCAGAGGTTCTGCAtcaacgtcagcgtcagcaTCTCCATCCGCATCAACGGCAGTGTCCTCTTCAGCATCGCTGTCCTTGTcctttttcttatttttcaatttgtttttcttatcgTTTTTAGATGCGGAAGAATTTCCTTCATTGTTATAATTGCTCTGTAGTGAAGTTATCGAAACGTTATTTTAAGGCCTGTCTTAGTTAGATCGTAGGAACACTTACCTCATACAGCGGCCAGAAGGAGGCAAAGAAGCCCACATCCTCGGTCAGATTCGGGAAGATCCAGAAATGCAGTTTTCCACCAGTTAAGCCCCAGACAATTGTAAACACTATCAAGCGCACCACAGTCAAGGCTAGTATGAAGACCAGGAAGCCAGCGGCAGCGATGGATAAATAATAGACACCCTTGCGCAATAGCGGTGGCCACAGTGGGAACAGGCAAATGCCCACTGCACCCAGCAGCAATATAAATCCAAAGATCCAATAGTGCAAGGGTATGGGATCATAGATCCACACATATGCCTCGGAGCCATCCACAAAGATCTGCTCTGGGTGCATATCCAAGCGTATTTTGCGTTTCTTTTTCTCCTTCTTATCGCTGCTGCCTTGATTATCGCCCTCAGCCTCCTGATCCGTATCCTTTTTGTCTGTAACACcagctttgcctttgccaccAGCTGCCTCCGTTTTATCCTTCTCCTGCGTTTTGCCTGCCTCCGACTTCTTCTCCGACTTGCCACGCAGCTCGTCCAGCGTTACAGGCACCTTCTTGGCGCGGTGGAAAAACTTATGCTCCAACATAATATCTAAAAATTCCACAGCCTGCTCTCGCGTGGTGAACAGCGCTTTGTCTCCCTCAGCGAATTTCGACTTCATAAGCCCATCAATAGCCTTGCTCGAGGTAAAATATTCAACAACATGGCTCAGAAATTTGGTTTTCTTGGTCTTGACATTCTTTTTCAGCCACTTGGCCACATTCTTCTCATCATTCGATGGCTTATCATCCTTCGTTTGCCCAGGCTCTGTATATTCCTGCAATAGAGCATagagaaattaagttttaatgtttataatggCGTTGatagtttttataatataaatatttatatttattgatatgcTCATTAAAATGCGACTATAAGCTTTGTAGTATATAATAACAATCTTCAATTGCATCACTTAAATCATTTTCTCATGTAAATCTTCTGTCTTTAGacgatttttttaaattatgcattttccAACGTTGCATTAAGGCCACGACACcaattcaatatatattatttggtCACAGTATGTTTACATACTTATGCatatactatgtatgtatatgtatttcatCACAACAcacgttttaattttaaattaatgcacaaattattaatacCGTGCCATCATCAAAAATTTCCTGTTCCTCTTCCTCATGCTCCTCTTCAGAGTAGCTCTGGTGTGGACTCATTTTATTGAGTGAagatttattaaaatcaacaGAAACTGATtaacaatatatgtattaaaaataaaacgttttTCCCCCGAAGTCGCGGCAGTGACGTGTTGCAATCGCTCAGCAAGTCTAGAAAGTATTGAATCTGAGCAACTAAACTGGCAGCTGGCTGGACAAACGACTTGCGTTCGCGATCTATGTATTtacaagttatatatatatgtatgtatttatatttgttggtaGAAACTttccccaacaacaacaacaatcagagCTGAGCCAGCCAGCAGAGAATACTAAGTACGAAGAgcaccatcagcagcagcagcaacaataacaacaacgaaacAGTCAAGTTGATAACTAAGGTGCACCTGAGAGCGTGTGAGTAAGAAAGAGAGGCAATCTGGGAGTAAAACTGATCGGGCGCTTACAacgcttacacacacacacacgaagcAGATGGAGAGCGTTTACAACAGCAAGCTTTCCAATAAGCAGCGTTACCAGATCTTCGAGTCTCACAGCTGTTTAAATGTAGGGAACATAGCAAATTACGAGGGTGAGCAAGCTGAGTTTTGCTTGTTGAGCAAATAATGCTGTATAAATTGACATAAGCCTGCGCTGGTAACACAAGCAAAATAGATGACATGGCATGCACAGAAggtaaaagttaataatagaCAACAATGCAAGGCAGGGGGTGCTGACATGGacactctcactcacacacatgccaTACACATGCTGATGGGCCACATGGCGGACTTATTCGACAACATTGAACTTGCCCCCACACAGAGCTAAGCTGATACCGTTGTAGGCATTATTATCTTATTGGCACGACTttttgtcaaaacaaaaacaaatacaactgCGCAtgacacatatacatacacaaacgcacacgcacacacataaacaagcacgcaaattaaaatttcgttttttgcgtcatttgtttttgttgcattccAGCACAAAACTTACATCTTTACGGCGACGTGTTCGTTTCTTTTCCGACATTGTTCAGCGCAGCGCTACGTAATAAGCAagagtttttattaattaatgcagcaaCTTGAACACTATGTTAAGAAAATCACTTGAGCTGCACGTGAGCAAGTCCACAATGAAATGtgttaattaatcaattatttaaattaaagaaaaacaaaatttgtgtgCATATTTACTATTTTCCTTTTAGCAAGTGTGACCAGACACACGAATTCTCAGAAATACCACCGATGATTAGTCGAGTCCGATCAGCGCTGCtcgatattaaataaaaatcgacTAGTTCACAAAAACTGAGAACAGTTGCCTGCCAATTGGGAATACagttttgaataaattttaaacgaTTTGCATTctaattatgaatttttaattgtagccagCCAACATTAACATGAAAATCGAATttcattaaacttaattacatACTCAAATAAGGACTGCAATATGTTATTTATCCAAGCGGCAATTATGAATATTGCCATCAAatcatacatatttacaatttcCTTTCTATCCTCATAGATGGATTGTGTGGTATACGGaccaaaataacaacaaataacacaCCAAGTCACTACGATTTTGGTGACAAAGACACAACAGCGCTCACAGCGTGTCCATCTCTCATAGTTCTCACCTTCACGCCAGGGACCTGTGACTGGATGCCAGAAGCCCCAGTTGATCCAATTACGTTCGAAACTGATGGCAAATCTATGTCGCCAATTCTCCACAGAGCGTTCATCGCCAGGCTTGAGGAGCAATGTGGAACTAAGTATTAAATACTTGCGACGCACCCAGCGctgcacaacaaaaacttgtgtAGTTTGCGTTTGTAGATCAACCAAATCAATGCCACGCAGAAACCAGCTGGGATAGCGACCGCCATTGTTGTGGGTGACGGCTATACGTGTGGGCAGACGTATATCGCGGGTGCGCAGCCAAAACACATAGCAACTGTTACGCGTCAGCTGCGGATGCAATGGATCCTGCATGAGCGTAAACTGCAATTCAGTGCTACGCACAGTCTGAAAGATAATCCTCACTGTGGCTGTGGTCTGGGCATTAATGCGTCCACCTGTCTTCAGATAAACCAATAGATCGTGCACTTCACGCACTGACTCATCCTCCAGGCCTGTCATGTCACAGGTGACCGTCTTACTGGGCAGCGTGTTGTACCATTTGTGCAGCGCAATGAGCCAGAGTAGCACAAGCAGCATGAGGGTGATATACCACACCAATAAAACCCAATTGATGTGCACCCTTTCATACGGTGGTATGGGCACCTTAATGGCAGGCACATGGTAGATGTAGCTCGTGTAGGTGCCGAGCGCCTTGCAGGTGCAGTGCATCGTATTCTTTACATACTCCATAGTGGGCACACAATAATCCGATACCCAGCCCACCTGATCGGGCCCCAGGCTGCCATATTTCCAGGAATCGCAGCTGCGCACCTGGAatacaaagccaaagcaggcGGGACCATTCTCCACGGGCGTATGCCCAGCTTCCGTATACTTGCTCGCACCCTCCAGCTGGACAGCAATATAAGCACGCGTCGGACTCTTGCAATTGTTGCGCAGGAGCAGCGTAGTATTGGTGGACTCCGCCTTGACACGACACGAGTGCTTAAAAAGTTTGGTCAGCGCTACGGGCTTCTCTCCCGCTACCAGCAACACCTGCAGGTCGTGGGAGGTGCTCTTGAAGCGCACCACCAGCATTGCCGTTGGGTCCAGTGTCAGGCGAAACATATAGCGTTGTTGCATGTAATCGAAGCACGTCGCCCGCAAGCAATTAAAGTACTTGCCCACATCCGAGACAGTATCGCCCTCCTCCTCGTCATCGAGCTCGTCGATTTTACCTGGCTTGTCAACCGTTGCTTGTCTAAGCGTCGACGGACTGATATCTACAAGAagttacttttaaataaatattaccaattcaaatgaaattgataCATGCAACTAATGTACCTCTCTGTTTGCCAGCACTAGTTTTTTTCTCCAGGGCCGGCCTGTATTTGCCGATAACTGTGCTAAAGCTTATATCACTTTTGTGCAGAGGAATCTCTTTGGTGAATTCATCCTTTTCGTAGTAGATGCGCACTGAGAGCAAAATAATGCTGGGCTGCTTCTCCTCCGGATACCACCAGTTGAGCTCACGCACCGTTGAGATGACCTTCAGGCAAATATGTTTCGAGTCTCCATGCTGCATTTCCTTTAATAATTCCGGCGTAAATCGAACCGTATGCAGCCTATCACTGGTCGTGATCGAATAAGTGACATCGTCTTTAAACTCAAAACATTGTATCTCCAAAGCCACACCCTGCGAATCGATGCCCACAGTATCGCCAGACTCGATGCCGTGATCCCGTGCTATGCGCAAAAAGCGATAAAGACGCTCCGTTTCCCACATGGAATTGAGCCAGGCCTTGGCAGACGCTTTCGCTTTCGCGTTATCGAACTTTTCAATGTCATGCATGAGCTTGTTGATCAACGGCTGGTGCAGAAACTTGCTCTTCAGTGCGCTTCGGTACTGATCGAATATGTGCTGCGGAGGACGCGGCATGTCCTTGTTCAGCTTGCTCATCATGTCGTAGACAGTGACACAGGACTTGGTTACACGTAAGTAGGGTTGCAGAATGAGCGATGGGGTCATCTCCTGATTTTTGACATAGGCGAATGCttgattgattttgtttacagCCTGCACCAAGACCACGTGCTCCATGTCATCAATGGGCGACAGTCGCAGCCCCAAAGTGAGCGTCAAGTTGCACACACGTCCCAAGGACGTAAGACCCAACGGCTGCCAGTCTCTCGTGAAGTTCACTATAACTGCTGCACTTTTCCCATCATCCTTATCCAGTGCATTAGCTGCTGTCTGTAGTGCCTGCAAAAATTTCGCTATGCGACCCTTGGCCATAATATAGTTCAATTTGGAAAATAATTCCTTAAGCGCTTCTGGCGGCCTAACAACTAGCCCAGCCATCGGTTTAAcattcacactcacactcttCTCGGCGCAATTGAAGAAGCCATCGCAAACAAGTATATAGATCTCTGTCATATGCGCCTGCAGCCTCATTGAGCATTTACAGTCCATGCAGTTCTTGAGCAGCACATCGCCGGCGTAAGAAAAATACTCAATTGGCAGGTGCTTGGTTGTGAAATTAGCACAGCATAAACTAAACTTTGTATCCACCTCCCATCCCACGGTCGGCCTCACCACGCAATTGCCATTCCGTGGCACGCGAGTGCGCTCCAAGGAGACCTGCTGGCTGCCTCTGCGTCCACTTTTGGTGCTCACCTTCAACTCAATCACAACATTGTTGGCCGGATTCTTTATGAACATCAGAAATATCCGGGTGCTAAGCATTAGGTAGCCGTCCACATACCAATCGTAGGTGATCTCATCATTGTTGTGGCAGTTGTGGCAATTCCCCTTCAAGCGTACATTTCTACGTGGATTGTATTTGTCCTGCCCACAGTTGGCCAAGCAATCGATCCACACATCCAGCGTATCGTAGCTAACGACGTGCACCATCTGCAGCTGGCGATTAATGTTGGTGGGATTATTGTCGGCCTCTACCTTGAGGCGAAAGTCATAGCGCCTGCCGGCCTTAAATGCATTGGCAGGTATCGTAAACTTggcagctgcaaagcaaaaacagttAGTgaatgctttgttttgtttttagcaatttgttaCCAGTTGATATATTGCCTTTGCAGTAGGGATTGTATATATCATTCCAAGCCGCGCAGTCCCAATAGTAAGCCTTAAACTGTGATCTTGGGTACTTTGGCTTGGAGTAATCACGACTCTTTGAGCCATCCAAATGTATTACGGCGTCGCTGGACACATAGCGATTACGGCCGCCGCTGATGTACGCCTGCACATCGCCCATTAGCACCTTGACATAGCAGCGCGCTAGAAAGATTTGCCCCTCGTAGACGCCCTCAACCTGCATTAGATACTGATCACGCCACAGCTCGTAATCCGAGTGAAAGTTCATTGTATACTGCTTGACGGTATGAATTGTAGTTGCATTCACATAGGTGCGATAGACAGCTGTAAATAAAGCaagttatattattataactgAGATCTCAGACAGATTGTGACACTTACTCATGTCCAACAGTTCGCGTATACTCCAGGTTACCTCCGGATCGATGTTTGTCTTATTGCATCGCTTCGTAAAGTACGTGCGCATCACTGAGCTACGCGAGACTATCAGAAGCATTGGCACATCGGGATGAGAGCTGCGTATGCACTCCAATCGCGGAACGCAACGCTTGGGCGGTTTGACGGTGAAGTTTGCAAAAACTTTATGTCTTCGAATGTGCGGCTTGGAGGGCACAGtgcccaccagcagcagttgttTATCACCTGTATGGTAGAACTTGGCCGTCACCAAAGCGTAGTAACCGCTATTGTACTTCACATAGGTGTTGCTCTTGATGCGATGCTCGCTCAGTAGCTGTGTCATGTCGTCTGTCTGCTTGAATTCTGGCGGCGTCGGCTGCGCTTTCTGGCCCACCTCACAGTAGGCAATCAAGTAGTTCGCGGTGAGCAGTCGCAGCGCTATGGGATAGTCCGGCATGATGGTTATGGTGAGCATAAGCTTAGTGGGTTTTCCATATCTCACAATTGGACTGGTGTAAAACTGTGGATCGGCCTTGGCCAGCTGATTTCGCTGGCTGCCAACTTGCAgcacttgccacagcagcagcagcagcagaagcgacagcgacaacaaataTCTAAGCTTcatgtatttgttgttaatttaaataatgtttatgttttgaagtgttttgctttagtttaatattgttaaaaattaaggttcttttattattctttgTTTTACAACAATACAGactaaataataagtaaaatatatttatttatttatatatatatattcttattattattaatatagaTCCCTTCAAAACTTTTCTCTCTCTAAGCTTTACACtaatgtttgttgctttttttttaccaTTATTtctgtagttttttttttatttcattttatttttttttgttactgttGTGGTTATGTGTGTTGATGTTGGaacatatatattgttaaactaactaaattaaatataatgaacGTGCTCTTTATATGCGAAagatattaatttaatttttgttgtaaatgtcAATTGTCtgttacatttgtttatgcatttatagCGTACacatgtgtatttgttgtttgtacaatttatgctgcataccaatattataatataatttatatgaaaatgcTCGaacatatattcaaaaaaaaacttgtagcagtcgcatttaaaaaatagaatatagagaaattaagaaaacaacacaaatatgtttaaactGTTGATGGGGACGTTTGGGTATCATGTGGTAAGCTGCAAGCgcaattagaaataaatattaattatatgtattcCAGAGCTCTTGCTGTTTTATAAGTTTCATGCatctaaatattaaaacagcAGCACTCACAGGCGCCTACGTTTGAAGACTTGCATGAGAGTTGGAGCATTACTCTAATTGTAAAggagtgtttgtgtgtgttctgGAGGGGATGGGAGTAGGAGGTGGGTGCCTGAATTAGAAAATGTgttgcaataacaataaacacacTGTGTTGaaagttttgtgtgttgcatgtttaCAGGAGGGGGCTCGATTGCaagtagttttttttttccttttttttacgATTGTGTgattgaataatatttaaaatgataaatCATAGTCGTCTTAACCTTATGTTAAAATCTGGATCTTACAAATACAGCACTGGAATCGTGCTCACTATAACCCAAACGTTTTGTATGCTTGAACACCTCGTTCGTAATGCTCGTCACTGGCATTGATTGATCCAAGTTTTCAGCCATATTCAGCACGAGACGCAAGTCTCTTTGCATGTGACTTAAAGGCTGTTGCGGATTAAAGTCGCCCTTGGCCATTTCTGTAGAGCAAAAATAAGTTTAGTTtgaaaatcaatcaattagttaatttatgtATAGTTCACCTTTGCCCTTTGCCAACAGAAGCGGTGATTTCATAGaagtcaaatcaaatatatcaATGATATCGTTTAACGATATGGAAAATCGATCAGCtgtgaataaaaacaaaaatataaacagattatttaataatcattTCAATCGAAAGCCGCTTTTACTGGATTGGTccgaaattttaaaaatatcattGGCATTTTTACCAAATTAAGaccacaaatttatttttaaatatacatttataattatgtcGTTAAAATAGCTAGTTTAGAATTTATCCGACTgttaaaatcttttttttttttgtctagaGTGTGTTTTAAGTATAataaatgataataaaaatgattctTAGGAACTCACCCAAAGCTAACGCCTCGGCCAGACCGACCAAGCTAACACCCTGTATAGTTTGCAAAATAAGATTCACCTTGCAGGCATTGCCAATATCTGCTGGATGAAAATTAAGATTTTAATACATGTAAGTGAAACTAGTTCAGTGCTGCTTCCAGCAGGCTCAACTTACTGCCCAAAAAGAATGTGTTCTTGGCTATGGTCTTGAAGCACGAATGGCATTCCTCAAAGACTGAGCGATCACCGCCGGCCAATATGATAAGCATGCCATCGGCGGCCTCCTGTCGCGATCCATGTATCTGTGCCTCCAGATAGCGGCCATTACATTGCTTGATGCCCTCCCCAATGTCCAGGGAGGTGTCAGGATCAATTGTGGACATTTCGACATACGCCTTGTTGCGTAAATCCTTCAACTGCAACACGCCACAATTGCCAAACACCAGCTGCAAACAATCGTCCTAATAAGTTATTTAAACCATGCAAATATTAATGATTAATATTAGAGCAGAACTCACATCCTTTGCGCCTTTGGGATCTGACACGCAGCAGAAGATAACGTCAGAGGCCTCCACCACATCCATGGGCGTGTCCTTAACCTCAGCGCCCACATCAACAAAAGGCGTACACTACAAATcacaaaatattgcatataaaaaaaaatcgggCTTAAATTGAGCATGAGCACGCTTACCTTATCTATTGTGCGGTTCCAGACCACCACCTTGTGTCCCGTCAATATCAAATCCTTCACAATGGTGGAGCCCATCATGCCCAGACCCAAGAAGCCAAATGTTTGATCTGACGGCACAATGTCGCGTTCAGCTAATGTCATTGAACGCGTATTCATATCAATGGCCTGTGCCTCTGGCCTCGTTACAACTGGTCTATCCAGCAGCGCAATTGCATTGGGTGCGCGCTTTGTCAATGAGCCCAGGAAGGCTTCTGATTCGATGCGTGCTCTTGTTGTCAGCGACGAGGAGCTGGCGCAATCATAGTCACCAGTACTGGGACTCGTATATGGCTCAGCATCGCCGGAGGCGGCGCGTCGTCCACGTTTAGCGCTGCTTGCATTGCCCGGTGTATGCTGTGAGGAGATGCGACgctttttttgtgctgccgcCTTCGCAGACGCCGCTTTGCTGACCTGCTTGCTGCTCACCGTAAGCGCAGCGCTGGATTTAGCTTTGGGTGTGCGCTTGGCGGGACTTCTGGCCGGTGGCGATGGCACCACTGGGGAGGGTGGCTCTGTCGATTCGGCATCATCGGGACTGCCTACCACATGGGGCACAATACCATTGTTGCCATCAGCAGCGTCGGCAGTCTCTTCGCTATCCAAGCCATCGCGTATCTTATCAAAGTCAGCTTCGGTGGCTGCATGATTGCTCATGCCACAGCTCTCATTGATTTGGCCATCGATCTCAGCTGGATTGTCTATATATTTGTCAATATCCGCCATGGCCTGCCTGAATGCAGCTGGCTTGCTAACCTTGGCTAGCTCCTCTTTCCACGGCCCCTCGAAAGGCTTGATATTATGCTCCTCAATCCACGCGctgtatatatacacatattttaaagcattttttatagtttaatttgaatctggtttttttttttttagataacTTACAAGTTGCGCGAGCCAAAGAAGAACACGCATTTGGTATTGGCGCgatgctgctggccaagcagaTCAAGTGGTGGCTCCACAAtctgcaaaagcaacaacaattaaagctaaagaaaagtaacaaacaaacaaagtacACCAAGCAAAAGAAATCACAGCTCAAGCTCCATTTGGTGTACAGTGTATACCAATTAAgcacaaaacaagcaaacgcTGCTGATAGCAACGCTGCGcgcacacaccacacacaaacatatgtatatacatacaaacaaacaaacattaatttacaacatatacatataaatattgcatgcaAGTGCGTTATGACGtcgatagcagcagcagcagcagcagcattagcgGCAGTAGTAACAGCCGAagcagcggcgctgctgccgccacacaccactgttgttgttattgccgttgctgcataaaaaagtacagtcaaaaacaaacacggcagcgacagcgacgtcgacgtcagcagcagcatagaaTTGTGTGTATTATGCTTACCATGCCTGGCCACGGTGTAAAACCCTTCATTTTGGCCCTGTAAAACACAACATTAAAGAATAATAGTTAGTACAGTTAATTGTTAAGTAGTTTTCGCCAACTAAATATGGTATGTAAGCACGCGcgcgcaaaaaagaaaaaagcgcCAACGCAGCGAAGTCGCCGCAAACATAGTTATATGCTTTGTACAATGCCTACACGCTCTCTGTTTGCGTTCATCACTAATATGTAACGATTTATAACTAATTTAcggcaatttgttttttacgcACTGTattcattttttgcttttcatttagcCGCTGCATCGGGCCTCACAAGCGTGTGAGGTTATGTTAGCAGTACATTTTTCAAGTCActtataaaaacacaaataggAAACCCAATTGGGCGCTAActcattgttttattattgttgtacaTACACATAGCACTGGCATATAATAGCCTTCGCGGTTGTTGCCGCCCGCCTTACTTACCATATCAAATCCTTAGGCTTGTAGATAAATTTCTCTGTGGAGTCGCCTGATAGcgacaattttttatttttcgacaTTATGTTCTCAAGGCGTATGTTAAACTTGgttattttgctgtttttaacTCGGACGGCTGCAAAACGAATaagatttcaatttgttttaccACAAATTCGTTAAATCAGCAGCgcacaattaatttttctatattttttcgTTTGCAGCCTGCTTATtagtctttgtgtgtgtgatgtaGAGCTGTAACGAACGAATTACGGCCCTGGTTATCAGGGCTCCCGAATTAGCATTTTCCCGTCAGATCTGACTTTTTttctgtttaaataaaatatttatctatttttgtatcaaatttaatgattttttatatttaattatactaCAAAATATGGggaaaaaatgatttaagtaaaagacaatattaataaatatttatattaacagtTCATAAACTGCCACACATTATTGATTCAATTGAATAACTTAGCGGGTATTATCTTCAATAAGATTGTGTGAGCAGTGCAGCTGTTTTATGCTATATTCTTAACAGTGCACATTTTAACATTGCCTTGCTCACTTTAACATTACAGTGCCCAGTTTTCAGCTAAAACTTGCTTGTGgcgcaatatttaaaatgaaaataatactttattttattttgctttgaataCAGCTATTGAAagataaaaaatacttttagaAATAACTAAAATGTATCAAAAGTAACAGATGTGATTGCAAAAgctttcaaatttcaaatgcaattatatttattttgagttgtgtgcatgtttgccaaaaatgcaaacagtttgcagatttgcaaaataaacatgAATGGCgcctgccaaaaaaaattaaatcagcaCACACATCCCCACCCCTTGTACCATTGCTTTCAATGACCTTTAACCCGTGCGCCctgatttgtttaaataaacattaggCCAACCCCCCTTACTCTCACTGAGGCCAACAAGCAGTGTTTATCTTGTGCATGTGATCCTTTTAGAATTTGCGCAAACAATGGTCATTTGATAGAGAACTTTCACTTAAGCCACGAGTCCTTATAAATTAGTCCACGtacagagatagagagaaagagaaagaaaagcAGGCACTTGACAAAGGCCAGGCAACATTCAGCACTAAACCATAATCCtcataaatatgaaacaaTCATATAAAAAAGGAGTTAAGCCAATGGATGAGAGGGTATGCGTTGCCACGACCCAgtggcacacacacttttATAACGGTGAAAGTTGCAAGTGAAGCGGAAGGGCGTGTAAAAAGGGTTAAATGGTGCAGTTTTTATAGAAAAGTTGcaacattgttttttttttttggtccacataaattgttgacactttgttttgctattttgaaGTAAAAAGGGTTTGTGGTGACTTCAGATTGAACTGATTTATTCGAGAGGAAAACGTTGGCGATAAATACCAAAAGATGCGGGACTTTTTGTATCTCAAATTTAATACTCCAAGCCTGTACAATGTATAgtctacatacatacatacatatgtacatagaaatgaatgtatgtatttacagACGAATATGCACAcgaagctataaaataaagcataagcATAGACTGAAATTTGACGCGCTTGCTATTAAAACTGTATTTATACAGCAAACACTG
Proteins encoded in this region:
- the LOC108607516 gene encoding uncharacterized protein LOC108607516, which produces MKLRYLLSLSLLLLLLLWQVLQVGSQRNQLAKADPQFYTSPIVRYGKPTKLMLTITIMPDYPIALRLLTANYLIAYCEVGQKAQPTPPEFKQTDDMTQLLSEHRIKSNTYVKYNSGYYALVTAKFYHTGDKQLLLVGTVPSKPHIRRHKVFANFTVKPPKRCVPRLECIRSSHPDVPMLLIVSRSSVMRTYFTKRCNKTNIDPEVTWSIRELLDMTVYRTYVNATTIHTVKQYTMNFHSDYELWRDQYLMQVEGVYEGQIFLARCYVKVLMGDVQAYISGGRNRYVSSDAVIHLDGSKSRDYSKPKYPRSQFKAYYWDCAAWNDIYNPYCKGNISTAAKFTIPANAFKAGRRYDFRLKVEADNNPTNINRQLQMVHVVSYDTLDVWIDCLANCGQDKYNPRRNVRLKGNCHNCHNNDEITYDWYVDGYLMLSTRIFLMFIKNPANNVVIELKVSTKSGRRGSQQVSLERTRVPRNGNCVVRPTVGWEVDTKFSLCCANFTTKHLPIEYFSYAGDVLLKNCMDCKCSMRLQAHMTEIYILVCDGFFNCAEKSVSVNVKPMAGLVVRPPEALKELFSKLNYIMAKGRIAKFLQALQTAANALDKDDGKSAAVIVNFTRDWQPLGLTSLGRVCNLTLTLGLRLSPIDDMEHVVLVQAVNKINQAFAYVKNQEMTPSLILQPYLRVTKSCVTVYDMMSKLNKDMPRPPQHIFDQYRSALKSKFLHQPLINKLMHDIEKFDNAKAKASAKAWLNSMWETERLYRFLRIARDHGIESGDTVGIDSQGVALEIQCFEFKDDVTYSITTSDRLHTVRFTPELLKEMQHGDSKHICLKVISTVRELNWWYPEEKQPSIILLSVRIYYEKDEFTKEIPLHKSDISFSTVIGKYRPALEKKTSAGKQRDISPSTLRQATVDKPGKIDELDDEEEGDTVSDVGKYFNCLRATCFDYMQQRYMFRLTLDPTAMLVVRFKSTSHDLQVLLVAGEKPVALTKLFKHSCRVKAESTNTTLLLRNNCKSPTRAYIAVQLEGASKYTEAGHTPVENGPACFGFVFQVRSCDSWKYGSLGPDQVGWVSDYCVPTMEYVKNTMHCTCKALGTYTSYIYHVPAIKVPIPPYERVHINWVLLVWYITLMLLVLLWLIALHKWYNTLPSKTVTCDMTGLEDESVREVHDLLVYLKTGGRINAQTTATVRIIFQTVRSTELQFTLMQDPLHPQLTRNSCYVFWLRTRDIRLPTRIAVTHNNGGRYPSWFLRGIDLVDLQTQTTQVFVVQRWVRRKYLILSSTLLLKPGDERSVENWRHRFAISFERNWINWGFWHPVTGPWREGENYERWTRCERCCVFVTKIVVTWCVICCYFGPYTTQSIYEDRKEIVNMYDLMAIFIIAAWINNILQSLFEYVIKFNEIRFSC